One Thermoplasmata archaeon DNA segment encodes these proteins:
- a CDS encoding HNH endonuclease, translating into MPDPLDRVGNASLKDQLAKIRRMFGDSVPTQELQREVQGFQGQRGIYKPAGSEYALWVRQTLRGAYPDEEPAFYPDGSWTYRYSPEGRDGRPDLELPTNRGLLRCQADHVPVGVFRQADSKPGRGGYEVLGLAFVDGFDGTHFILRGEPIDWTATPQADRLVPTFAPFELDPAPSEAANRTLRDRRFGAVIRRIYHDKCSLCSVGYRLRGKSLGLDAAHIIPVEERGNIADIRNGLLLCRNHHSLFDGFAWTMDEDLRVILTPDEDFRRSAMANHVLSWEGKRLPNLPELAEDLPAPEAIQWRLAEFEKV; encoded by the coding sequence ATGCCCGATCCCTTGGATAGAGTCGGGAATGCCTCCCTGAAGGATCAGCTCGCTAAGATCCGGCGAATGTTCGGAGACTCGGTGCCTACCCAAGAGTTGCAGAGAGAAGTGCAAGGGTTTCAGGGTCAGAGGGGAATTTACAAACCAGCTGGGTCGGAGTATGCGCTCTGGGTGAGGCAGACACTCCGCGGAGCCTATCCTGATGAGGAACCCGCCTTCTATCCTGATGGATCTTGGACCTATCGATATTCACCCGAAGGGCGGGATGGTCGGCCGGATCTCGAGCTTCCGACGAACCGTGGACTTCTGCGGTGCCAGGCTGATCACGTCCCAGTTGGAGTCTTTCGCCAAGCAGATTCAAAGCCGGGTCGTGGTGGCTATGAGGTCCTTGGGCTGGCATTCGTAGACGGGTTCGACGGAACCCACTTCATCCTGAGAGGGGAACCAATCGATTGGACCGCGACCCCACAAGCTGACCGGTTGGTTCCCACCTTTGCCCCCTTCGAGTTGGACCCCGCCCCTTCAGAGGCAGCGAATCGCACGCTTCGTGATCGGAGATTTGGGGCCGTCATTCGTCGAATCTACCATGACAAGTGCAGTCTTTGTTCCGTGGGTTACCGACTTCGGGGGAAATCACTCGGACTGGACGCAGCGCACATAATCCCCGTAGAGGAGCGGGGAAACATCGCCGACATCCGCAATGGACTCCTGCTCTGCAGAAATCACCACTCGCTCTTCGACGGATTTGCCTGGACAATGGACGAGGATCTCAGGGTGATTCTAACTCCAGACGAGGACTTCCGTCGATCTGCAATGGCGAATCACGTCCTGAGTTGGGAAGGCAAACG